In Gemmatimonadota bacterium, the genomic window ATCCGCTTCGAGATCCTGCAGTTCCTGCTCACGCACCCCGGGTGCATCACGGGCAGCATCGTCGACCACCTGCCGCGCTCGCAGGCGACGGTCTCGCAGCACCTGAAGGTCCTCAGGGACACCGGCTGGG contains:
- a CDS encoding winged helix-turn-helix domain-containing protein — protein: IRFEILQFLLTHPGCITGSIVDHLPRSQATVSQHLKVLRDTGWVDGTVEGPATSYCLHEENIEWFRTKVGEIF